The sequence atatatatatatatatatatatagctattgataaggcttataaataaatatattcatccaataaattatctaatgaaagtaataaattaatagattttctaaaataatagattattaaataaaataacattaattacacgtacaacgtacgtCCTTTCTGCTAGTTTTATAAAAACTCCGCATAATTATGATGAGACTTCATATTATTCAGATGGAAGAAGGAAAATTACCTTTTTTGTGAAATTTCTTCTTATCTTTGCTCCCTCTCTCCTTGTTTTTGGATAGCTAAGAGTGATTTGGGGTCGTGGGTATGGAGGGTcgagtggaggagggagttaagggagagggagaaaggaCTTGTGGAGGATCTCCGGTTGgtgattgctgattttgctcctTGTGTAGATGTAACAGACGGATGGAACTGGAAGGCGACAccagatggatgcttcacaatcaagtcggcatatgaaattgtggcaaaaacaagacaggagcaacaagttttacctttggagatggcaagggtttggaaggccccaacaccaaataaagccaaggtgacgacatggagatgtcttagaaacagattggcaacatgtgataatttgagtagaagaaatgttcagatcagcgtggaggagagatggtgcaatgcatgtgtttctagtgaggaaacgacggaacacctGTTCCTCCATTGCTCGAAAGCAGCGACGGTATGGTAtcagatctttcaatggctcgacatcaaaacggcaaatccgagaggtatctttcaacacttcatttctttcatcgcggctggaaaaaagaagagagaaagaagattGCTTATAgctttgtgggtgggaacagtgtggttgctctgggaaagcaggaatggtagtcgttttcaggacaaggcttgggatattgatagacttgtattacagattaaggggagactttggagttggaacgaggcctacaaaatcgtggagttaggaattccttttacttcttggtgttccaaagactttaaacttgttttattgttttgattggcattcctgatgccttgatccattttctttcaataaaagttttactttactgatcaaaaaaaaagcTAAGagtgatttgacaatccaaatTAAATAGAGTTGGGAGGGGTTATAAACTCACAAAGTTACAATTATGGTGTGACTCAAcaagttatatattttattgggTAGGTTAAATAGAAACaacaaaatacataattttcaaCAAATATAACTTAAACAATTGCAATAGAAGACAAAAGGGGGAAGACAGATGCAACCCACCTTCTATATTTCTAAATTCCTAATAATGTCATCTTAGCTGTACTCGACGCATGATTTTTATAATTTGTAGTTGAAACAACCTTATTTCACCCAAATTAGGGATCAACTGTGGCTGGCTGGCGTCGGGTCGGGTtgtttcaattaattgaattaaaaattttattagtCGAACCAGATATTTGATGaaagtattaattttatttaatttgtattatttttagatTATTTAATATGAGCTATACAcgtcatactccctccgtcccatcttCATAGTCCATTTACTCCCTTATTCCTTTTTTAGATATCTCACAATATAGTccactttctaaattaaattagcattaaatttctttttttaccaaaataaccttatttaaatatagtcaaacatagaataaataagggcaaaattgaataattacatatattttgtatttttcaagcactatttattacatttttttaacATGTGTGAAAAAGTGAAGTGGACGActgagggagtattacttttcGGACAATCTCATGTGAGAGCGTCAATTAACGAAAAACAACAATTACTAGAATCATCAATTATACTAACTCAAAGTTTTTACAACATTTTTTATCATTAATTAACTCTCTTATGTGCGCAATTTCACGAGTAGTTATTTCTGTTGAATTTCAAAGTGAAGAAAATtcctcacaatacaattaaaaaACTGTCTCCAAAAATGCAATATATAAATGTGCTGGAAATAATCACATATCCTATTCTTCAAAAATCCATTTTTTCCAAGCCTCCATGACTGCTTGAAATAATGCCAGAGTTCTAACAATCTAGTAAATTCTACTATAGATATGGATGGCCTCAACAGGTGCCAAATGAAGTCATTTCTACAAAGAAAAaaggtaaaaataaaaatttacagTGAGATAAGTAAAACGACCCCAACGTCTTTGCATTTACAATATATTACTCTCCAACCGGCAACATCGTGCTGAGCTGCGTGCTAAAAAGATCTGCAAGCGCACTGCGAACGTCCATCTGCAAAAGAAATCGCGAGTTCGAGTTATGGTAATGTACAAGAAGTAAGAACTACAACGAAAACTGTCCAGTAGTGACACAGCTTTAGTGCCATTAAGAGATGTGTCACATAATCTATTACATCATTTGTGTAACAAAATTTAGATATGTCCACACATGCATTTATATACTTTTGCTACATACAAATATTTaagtaaattttattaattaaacaaattgaTATACCCTCAAATGTtactatattaattttttgaCATGCTTTTGTTTTTATGACATACGTAATAGCTATACATCACAAAATGTAACGATTCTATTTAGTGACACTTTTCAGAGTAACAATCGTTCAAAAATTAAGTGCACGAGAAGAAACCCACAATAGTGGTTTTACAACTACTTTAAACGAGCCCCATTCATGAACTAGGAAGTAATgttaatttttctaaaaatgatcgTTGCTTATAAGCTGGAGCTTATTGTACGCATTATAAGTTGTTCAGAAGCTTACACAAGCCCTATGCAACGAACTAGAGCTAGGAAGTAATGGTGATATTCAAACCTCATGATAATCCAATTCATTCAAGTCTGATTGATTTATGAAAATAGAGCTTGCAAAAGAAGGAGCTTACCTGTTCAGAGCAGATGAGTTTCGTAATGTAAGGATAAAAATCTCTAAGGTGATCCTTGAAAATCTGGGGATTCATCTGGCACATACCTTTCACTACCTGAAAACACCGCATATTAAGCTTAGAAATCGAAAAATTCATTGAACAAGGAGAATATATACAATAGTGGTTTCAGTCAAAAATTAAGGAAAAAAGTATTTGCATAAACCTGTACCTTCACGATTATAGGAGCACGGAGTTCAAGAACTCGATGGATCTCCATATTTGCCGTCTCTTCCATACTAGATTGAAAATCAGATGCTTCTCTCAGCACATGTTCGCAGAAGGAGACCAGCTTCTCTTCAGCTATTCCTTCGGGTTTCTCTTCTCTGGCTGCTTCGTCGTCTTGAGCTTCAACTGGTGCCGTTGTCTTTTGCAGGATGTCGAGATAGATGCAAGTTGCAGTCAACTCCTGGCGGAGGAGATTCAATGGAGGCCTGTCGAGGAGAGACTTTTGCATTTTAGAAAATTGCTTCACAGGAGTAACCTAGTGAAGTCGAGGGCTCGTTTTAGCCAACCTTTCCGTAGGAATTTGCTGCATTCGCGATCTGAGGTTGGTATATGAGTTGTAGGTGGCGGCAAACTCTAGGATCGAGAACAAGATCTCCATCATCGTGATCTTCGCATCTGCGCTCAACTTGTTCCAGTAATTCTTCTGAAAGTCGAAAAGTGCATCATGCCAATGATATTAGCAAGAGGCAACAGTTATGTGCCCATCATAATGTTTATATGTAAGGGGAGCGGTTATCATACAAACCAGaattatcatataaaataaatacactaTGAATTCActatgaaaaatgatgaattcaaaaaaaatagtataattttGTCACCTATGGGATCACAAATTCAATTAAGGAAAATAACGAATCCATCATAGATCTTTATGATCTAAAGGCTAAAAATAGTTCATTAGTATATTATATGGAGTATACCTAGACTAATTTGAAACACTCCCTATATGTAAGATTCAACCAAACATAAGTATACAAATTATTTTACGAGGTGAATCTCGCTGACAATATTTTCTGCACCTCCGACACTCGAAGAAAGGCTCATACATTAGCAAGATTGGGGAACCACATGGAACCAGAACAAGTAAGCAGAAACAAgatatactaaaaaaaaaatcataaacgCACGAAAGAGATAGTACCTGAATGCCATCAATCGAACCTAGAAGTAACAGCTGTGTCACGCATTTACTCCTAATGCTTCCCAACATCAGACTTTCCTCTGCATCTTTCGCATTAACTTCCTTATTTGCATCAGGAAACTacaccacacacacaaaacataaGGTCGAATTTCTCAACGAATTATTTAAGCTCACGACGGAATCAAGATACACTAAACAGCCAGAACAATGACTCGTAAACGTACAAATTGGAAAAGACCAACCTTGGATGGAGAAGACGCCACCGCTGCATCAGATGTAAAGTTCTTTGGTTTGGATGTAAAACTTCTCATAAACATATTCCCCATAATTTTTTGTCCAAATGTTTGACTCCGCTGAATGCTTCCACCATCAGATTCCGTAGCTCTAGCAGATGGCGATGGCATGCCTACAGAAGCGACATGTCACTTTCTACTGATTTTGATTTGGAACTAGATGCtgataattttcttttaaaacatATTGCTGCACGACTAACCTTGAGATCCCTCCATATCCACTGCGCGCATTGTTTCTTGATTTTGTTCCGGTGCGTTGAAGGATGGTGTTCCCACGGCACTCCCATTTGTATGAATCGCATCATGATTGTTATGAAATATGTCTCGGGACACTGGTGTGCCGCCGTCCAAGTCTCCTGATAACACTTTGCGATGCTTCCCATTCTTGAAGCTCGGATCGTTGAGAAGTTCACGTGGTTGGGTTGTATATACAGCATCTCTGCACAGAGTCATTCGTTAACGTACAATAAAATACTATGACCGCATATAGAGATattgcgtgtgtgtgtgagagagagagagagagagagattactTCAAACTTTTCAACAAAGTAACCCAGTCGTCGGAGGTGAACTGGTGACCTCCAACTTCAATCAGATGAACCAATGCACCCAAAGCTATCGACACCACAGATTGATCAGTCTTTTTTGCACAATCTAAGAGTAAACTGAGCAGCGGGGGCAGCATAAAACACACATCCTGCATTAAACGAACATCAATTATCGAGATTCCATCTTCAACTTACGAAAACCTTATATAAAATCAGTAACCAAATTAAAGAATAATGCTTTAAGGGCAACATATATTGATGAGCCAGCCAAAGTTCAGCAACCAAAATAGTTACAAAACAGTGGTAAGAAATATTTAATAGCATAGTAGTAATAATGATAGTCATAACTATATGTTTGGACAACTTGGGCTACCTTGTAAAAACTATTGAAAAGGTCGCACAGCAACTGGAGAGCATGAATAGTGCTTTCACGAAGCCACTCTTCCTCCGAAGATATGAAATTCTCTTTTCCAGCATGTCTCACATGGTCAAAAATGGGGAACAGGATTTCTTGGAAAATACTCTCCCAAAATGCCGATGAGAATTTGCTTCCTCTCTCGTTCAGCAAATCGAATAAAACCTCGAGTGCACAATTACTGACCTCTGATCTTGGATCAGATATAAGTCTAGAAAGACCGGACAGCATGGGGAACCAATAATGCTCGGCCAATTTGCAAGTTTCATCGACTGTGTTATCTACGGATCTCCGAGAACCGGCTGGTATAAGGCCCTGGAAATGAGAAGAAAGATATAATTGATAGATTCATTAGCCGAGAGTTTGATTTAAATAAGCACAAATCCATAAACTATTAGTGAATTCCGGTTTTTCCCATGTTCTATAAACTTGATCGGAAAAcatcaaagtttgtgtatttattcACCAACTTTATAGAACATGGGAAAAATCGGAATTCACTAATAATTTATGGATTTACAGCCAATTAACCCTTAAACAAAAAAAGCATATCATAATGAATAACTAAGGATACACGGAATATCTCCTTTCAAAAAGAAAACATTTGTATAAAACCCACAGAACTATTCCAAATTATTAGTACTTGAAAACAGACCTCTGAAAGACGATTCTCAGATATTCGGAGGAGAGCAATAGCCTTCAAGCTAATGTCGACGGAGCTCTTATTTTTGGAAAATGCAATCAGGCAGTTCACACAATCCATGAAGCAGTCAACAAAAACCTGATTGAAGTGCTCCAATATGACTGCAGCACCCTTTGTTAGACATACATATTTCTAAATCGTGCAAAAATGTCATAAGAGAAAGAGGAAGTTCGTTTCAAACCTTGTTCAACGTTCTCGAATGCACTTTCAACTATGGGTTCCAGGCCATCATCGGCAGCCATAGTGAAAATCATGAAAATGCTATGCCATCCAGACTTTATAATTCCAGCTTTAGATCTTATAATCTGTTTAATTCAACTAGAATACATTGATATCAAAAAAAGCAGCAATGAAAATCGAAAAAGATCAGATAGTACAGGGTAAACATACTTGAACAATGCCACCTAATATAAGCCTTCTTATGGATTCACTTCTGCTGCTTTGCATGAGCACGACGAATGGTTTTAGAATTCCTTTCTGGAAAGTAAAGTGTGAAAGCTCAGGATGCTCCAAATATTTCATCCCGAGTCGTTGTAGAGAATCAATTGCATATATTGCAACTTTTTCATCAGCATGACTCCCAGCAAAGATGAAATGTTGTGCCAAGACCGACCATATTCTAGCCCAAACCTGAAAATAGAACAAGTAGGACCATAATCATCCCAGGATTGCCAAAAaagaatacatatatataaatatagatatagatataaatatagatataggAAAGGGTGGTTCAAATGAAAACCCTTAATTATTGTGAGAATGAAGAACTATTTCCAGCTCTCGATCACGAAGATCTACAGTGAAtgcatcaccttgttggatgaacgCATCACCTGgggcgaaaattttattttttcgggGTGCAGTAAATTTCACGAAAAATGCAGTAACTTTATACGTTCAGTGCAATGCTCTCACGAAAAATGTAGTTCTCACGATAACCAACCCCTATAGATATTTGAGGAGTAATTATATGACAAACGAACACTCAACAAAATTACTGTATAAGATAGAACTTTGTAAGGCGATCAAATTACCATGTGTATGCGAGCCATATTGGAATAGCTAATTCCAACAATCTTCTGCAAGCTAAAAGTACGAGCTGGTGACTGTTTTAATTCCTCGGCTGATACATTACACAATGCGGTAAAAAACTCAATCACTGATTCACTGGGCAATTTGACACTATTCGAGAAGACTTGTTCAGCTGCTTTTCCCGAGAGTTCTCTCAGAGATTGAATTATAGCATCTCTAGAGTTTTGATTTGCTCCTTGCACGATAGTTGCAGTCATAGCAGGCCATGAAACGACATATTCAAGACGTGAAATACATTCGAGAATGGCTAACCAAGAGTCTTGAAGGGCATACATATCGGTATCACACAAATCAAGAAGGGTCCGTAGAGCTTCTACATTTTTTCCACGCATATCTCTAGGCGCATGTAAGAAATTATACCTGCATTTCAATTTATCTGCTATTATTATGCTGCCCAAAGCATACCAGAAACTTGCAGGTGTACTGCTGCTATTAACATGCCTCTTTCAACCATGTCAAATTTTTTAGCTATATTTGGAATTATAATTGGTGAACTTGATCATTCAAAAACCTTTCCTCAAATCAAATCCCTCCAACCAAAACGTTTCCATTCGTAAAGCTACCTCAAAGATTTATAAAGAAGCCACAAATTTGTCTACTAAAACAAGACCATAGATTGTGTGCATGTATTGATTTTGTGGTAGAGtgattaatgcctaaggccaaaggtatCAGGTTCGAGTCCACCACAAgatctttaaaaaaatttgttCATCAATAAAAGACCAAGACCATATAAGCTTTAGATGataacttttgccatttttatcTTCACGTTAAAAATTACATCTAGAGTATCACCATCTGGGACATGCTGATAAGATAGCCAGGAATCCTAAGATCACTTTTACGTGATAGAACAAGAATAAGTTGCTAACTATTAGGCAATGTTTGTGAAGACAAGTGACTAGAGTCGAGAGCTACCTCAGTAACGATGTCAAAAATGCATAGCGGATGGTGTTCATTCCAAGGACGTATGTTAAAAGTATTCCTTCCTTGAACCCTTCCATACAAATGCTAATCCTCATTGAGCTGTCTGGTTCGCCCATGGCGACAGAAAAAGTAGCTAGTAATGGCCACCCTACAACTTCAACCATTGGTCGTAAAATCTCAATCCTGTGAGAAGTGTAAAAGACCCCCTTTTTTTCACCTTGGTCCTTAATCACAGTCTGTATCTGATTAAGAATAGCCTCCTTATCAGACTTGGAGTCGGTTGAAGAGCTTCTTCTAGGAAAGGCCAGATTGAGAACACTGAGAAGGCCGCGTCTCCCGTTCAGTTCTAATTTATGcttactatttttcaaacaaTCCACTGAATCATCTTTCATTATTAGTTCTTCTTTAACAATGTTATCATAGATCTCCTCCAAGAGTTTTTGGGGAGCAGATTCTTCAGCACTACTGGTATTCATGTGTATAAAATCGCTTTTGGACAGTTTCGGCCACCCCGTTAAATAGTGAGCATCAGCCTGAAGCATAATAATTGCATAAGAAAGCACATATGCTGTGTCTGCTGTCTTGAATAGACCAGGATTGTCGGCACAGTAGCTGCAGAAAAAAGCAGCAGAAACATTAAAATCCCAAAATCGTAGCCTTAGCTGATTAAGAATTACATAATCCTAGTGAGGTTTAATTGGCTGTAAATCCATAAACTATTAGTGAATTACGGTTTTTCCCATATTCTATAAGTTGGAAATAAATGCATGAACTTTGATGGTTTTTGGAATTCATCCAAAATCAAGAGTGCGGCCAACTTGAACATGTGTGTTACCCTGAACAACTAAGAAGCAAAGTACGATGCTAACACAGAAAAAGAGGTATCTCTCATCAAAGAATAAAAATTTTCCATTGgcatcataatttttttataattatataccATCCATGCCTTTTGTATTCTCTATTTTTCTCAGGATGCTTCATTGAATGTGGTGGTACAACAAATAATGCTTACCGCTCTGCAAATGTCTCCATTATGCGATCAATCATCTGAGCTTCACCTGGAAGTTCAAACCCTTTGAGGAATTCATGTATTGCAATATCAAGTTTCATTCCGGAAAAGTTGATAGATTCCACGTAAGCATGCAAAACAGAGTTGGGGAATTCCTCATGCTGGCCTAAGTAGTCCCCAATCATAGCCTGAAAATCAGATTCTATAAGATAACTTTTCTAAGAGAAACAATGCAAACATTGATCATCATATCTACCTTGTCTAAATCAGGAGTATGTCGAAGAAACTGGGCAACTGAAGCTGGATTCTTCTCCACTACCTGACTGGATATTAAGTGCTCTATGCCCTTCGCTGGTTGCTCATTGAACTGTGCACATTGAAAGTATGAGCCTTCTAAACAGCTAAAAACATATTATTCGAGAAAAGAAATAGCTATATAATTTCATTGCTAGCACTGCACGCACATCAGTAAATGTTCCCAACTTTCGTTTTCTATTAGAAACCCccaaactttcagcgttttccaaAAAACGCCTTGCAATACAAAATCCAGGGACGGAATGATGAGTCTTCTCGTTGGATTCATTGGTGATTATTTTTTCCGACTCCCCCAATAAAACGACATTGTTCCACCTAAGAATCCGGCAAGGTGACTCATCATTCTGTCGCTGGAGTTCATATAAAATGCCAGTTTTTGGAAAACAATGAAAGTTGGGGGTTTCTGAATAGAAAATGAAGGTTTGGGACATTTCTAGAAGAAGCTGAAAGTTGGGGATACAAAACATGATTAACCCTATATAAACTAAAAAATGTACATACCTCAGAGACAGAAGCTTCCACGGTGGACTTGTAAACCTTCAACTCCTCGAAATTGCTCGGTGATTCTCCTGTAACTTTTGATCCATCCAATCCTCTAGCCGAAACTTCAGATGATCTGTTGTCCTCATTCTGATTATCGGATTTTCTGTGCCCCTTCTCCCAAATTACTAGTGACTTGAGAATATTCACAAGACCCTAGAGTGACAAAACACACAGGTACAGGTCAACTCAAATGACAACGTGGAAGTTAGTTCTCATAATGATAAGATCTTGAGACGGAAGGCAATGGTCGAGATAGACCTGAAGAGATGATGTTTTAATCGATACTGTCTGGGTTGCAGTAGAAGACTTTGGATCCACATTTTGAGTACCTTGAGCAATTTTGGATAAATTGGCAACCTAGATGAGAAGAGACTGTATGATGATAAAGTTATACGGATTGAGCAAAGAAAATATCCTATCGAAAACACATACCATCTTTTCAAACAGGTTTGGTGCTTCATTATCACAA comes from Salvia miltiorrhiza cultivar Shanhuang (shh) chromosome 3, IMPLAD_Smil_shh, whole genome shotgun sequence and encodes:
- the LOC131017439 gene encoding brefeldin A-inhibited guanine nucleotide-exchange protein 5-like isoform X2 — its product is MQGQADADLVLDPLKLAFETKNTKLVELALDCFHKLVVYNHLEGDPGLDGDNNSKLLTDILNMVCGCVDNSTPDSVTLQVMKVLLTAIASTKVRVHGGPLLGVIKVCFNIAITSKSPINQATARASLTQMVSIVFRQMENDVVSSESPKTEDAQMEDGSNSKVSEVSLSDHDDPKMTSNDIISVKRLDSTFIASGEGIQNLVGGTDIKALEAVLQKVVDLEDGSKLERGTGEKSTSVAQRDALLLFRTLCKMAMKEGNDEVTTKNRILSLELLQGILGDCGISFTKNSQLIDSLRGHLSFALLRASASQSPVLFQHAAGIFSVVLLRFRESLKAEIGVFFPIIVLKALDGSDLNQKLVVLRALEKICKDPQMLVDLYVNYDCDNEAPNLFEKMVANLSKIAQGTQNVDPKSSTATQTVSIKTSSLQGLVNILKSLVIWEKGHRKSDNQNEDNRSSEVSARGLDGSKVTGESPSNFEELKVYKSTVEASVSEFNEQPAKGIEHLISSQVVEKNPASVAQFLRHTPDLDKAMIGDYLGQHEEFPNSVLHAYVESINFSGMKLDIAIHEFLKGFELPGEAQMIDRIMETFAERYCADNPGLFKTADTAYVLSYAIIMLQADAHYLTGWPKLSKSDFIHMNTSSAEESAPQKLLEEIYDNIVKEELIMKDDSVDCLKNSKHKLELNGRRGLLSVLNLAFPRRSSSTDSKSDKEAILNQIQTVIKDQGEKKGVFYTSHRIEILRPMVEVVGWPLLATFSVAMGEPDSSMRISICMEGFKEGILLTYVLGMNTIRYAFLTSLLRYNFLHAPRDMRGKNVEALRTLLDLCDTDMYALQDSWLAILECISRLEYVVSWPAMTATIVQGANQNSRDAIIQSLRELSGKAAEQVFSNSVKLPSESVIEFFTALCNVSAEELKQSPARTFSLQKIVGISYSNMARIHMVWARIWSVLAQHFIFAGSHADEKVAIYAIDSLQRLGMKYLEHPELSHFTFQKGILKPFVVLMQSSRSESIRRLILGGIVQIIRSKAGIIKSGWHSIFMIFTMAADDGLEPIVESAFENVEQVILEHFNQVFVDCFMDCVNCLIAFSKNKSSVDISLKAIALLRISENRLSEGLIPAGSRRSVDNTVDETCKLAEHYWFPMLSGLSRLISDPRSEVSNCALEVLFDLLNERGSKFSSAFWESIFQEILFPIFDHVRHAGKENFISSEEEWLRESTIHALQLLCDLFNSFYKDVCFMLPPLLSLLLDCAKKTDQSVVSIALGALVHLIEVGGHQFTSDDWVTLLKSLKDAVYTTQPRELLNDPSFKNGKHRKVLSGDLDGGTPVSRDIFHNNHDAIHTNGSAVGTPSFNAPEQNQETMRAVDMEGSQGMPSPSARATESDGGSIQRSQTFGQKIMGNMFMRSFTSKPKNFTSDAAVASSPSKFPDANKEVNAKDAEESLMLGSIRSKCVTQLLLLGSIDGIQKNYWNKLSADAKITMMEILFSILEFAATYNSYTNLRSRMQQIPTERPPLNLLRQELTATCIYLDILQKTTAPVEAQDDEAAREEKPEGIAEEKLVSFCEHVLREASDFQSSMEETANMEIHRVLELRAPIIVKVVKGMCQMNPQIFKDHLRDFYPYITKLICSEQMDVRSALADLFSTQLSTMLPVGE
- the LOC131017439 gene encoding brefeldin A-inhibited guanine nucleotide-exchange protein 5-like isoform X1, encoding MSGGAPGDLVARAFESMLKECSNKKYNALQSAIQTYLDSGKDFNQQSNIGETKQDSSAAPKQSGSFESDSGVDKNEGAESAAKDVEPTSSSGSTTAVSEVAGHMQGQADADLVLDPLKLAFETKNTKLVELALDCFHKLVVYNHLEGDPGLDGDNNSKLLTDILNMVCGCVDNSTPDSVTLQVMKVLLTAIASTKVRVHGGPLLGVIKVCFNIAITSKSPINQATARASLTQMVSIVFRQMENDVVSSESPKTEDAQMEDGSNSKVSEVSLSDHDDPKMTSNDIISVKRLDSTFIASGEGIQNLVGGTDIKALEAVLQKVVDLEDGSKLERGTGEKSTSVAQRDALLLFRTLCKMAMKEGNDEVTTKNRILSLELLQGILGDCGISFTKNSQLIDSLRGHLSFALLRASASQSPVLFQHAAGIFSVVLLRFRESLKAEIGVFFPIIVLKALDGSDLNQKLVVLRALEKICKDPQMLVDLYVNYDCDNEAPNLFEKMVANLSKIAQGTQNVDPKSSTATQTVSIKTSSLQGLVNILKSLVIWEKGHRKSDNQNEDNRSSEVSARGLDGSKVTGESPSNFEELKVYKSTVEASVSEFNEQPAKGIEHLISSQVVEKNPASVAQFLRHTPDLDKAMIGDYLGQHEEFPNSVLHAYVESINFSGMKLDIAIHEFLKGFELPGEAQMIDRIMETFAERYCADNPGLFKTADTAYVLSYAIIMLQADAHYLTGWPKLSKSDFIHMNTSSAEESAPQKLLEEIYDNIVKEELIMKDDSVDCLKNSKHKLELNGRRGLLSVLNLAFPRRSSSTDSKSDKEAILNQIQTVIKDQGEKKGVFYTSHRIEILRPMVEVVGWPLLATFSVAMGEPDSSMRISICMEGFKEGILLTYVLGMNTIRYAFLTSLLRYNFLHAPRDMRGKNVEALRTLLDLCDTDMYALQDSWLAILECISRLEYVVSWPAMTATIVQGANQNSRDAIIQSLRELSGKAAEQVFSNSVKLPSESVIEFFTALCNVSAEELKQSPARTFSLQKIVGISYSNMARIHMVWARIWSVLAQHFIFAGSHADEKVAIYAIDSLQRLGMKYLEHPELSHFTFQKGILKPFVVLMQSSRSESIRRLILGGIVQIIRSKAGIIKSGWHSIFMIFTMAADDGLEPIVESAFENVEQVILEHFNQVFVDCFMDCVNCLIAFSKNKSSVDISLKAIALLRISENRLSEGLIPAGSRRSVDNTVDETCKLAEHYWFPMLSGLSRLISDPRSEVSNCALEVLFDLLNERGSKFSSAFWESIFQEILFPIFDHVRHAGKENFISSEEEWLRESTIHALQLLCDLFNSFYKDVCFMLPPLLSLLLDCAKKTDQSVVSIALGALVHLIEVGGHQFTSDDWVTLLKSLKDAVYTTQPRELLNDPSFKNGKHRKVLSGDLDGGTPVSRDIFHNNHDAIHTNGSAVGTPSFNAPEQNQETMRAVDMEGSQGMPSPSARATESDGGSIQRSQTFGQKIMGNMFMRSFTSKPKNFTSDAAVASSPSKFPDANKEVNAKDAEESLMLGSIRSKCVTQLLLLGSIDGIQKNYWNKLSADAKITMMEILFSILEFAATYNSYTNLRSRMQQIPTERPPLNLLRQELTATCIYLDILQKTTAPVEAQDDEAAREEKPEGIAEEKLVSFCEHVLREASDFQSSMEETANMEIHRVLELRAPIIVKVVKGMCQMNPQIFKDHLRDFYPYITKLICSEQMDVRSALADLFSTQLSTMLPVGE